AAGCACACTCCGCATTCGCGCCACGGAATGGGCATCGACCACCCAAAACGAGATCCGTCAGCGTCAATCGCCGCGCGGCACGCTGAAACATTGGAAAGCCAGCTTCTCAGCCAACTTTCGTGCATAGTTCAGGCTAGTGGGAGGCGACAAGGCCGGCTCCCATCGCCGCAGTGATCCAGGCGTAGGGCAGATTCGAAATAGCGGCACATACGACGAATCGGGTCGATCCAATCTCCGCCACACCTGCGAGCACATTCACGAGATGGAACCCGAACGGAAGCTGGCGACCCACGATGAGAAAGACAGGATGGCCCACTGGAAAGCGGCTCAGCCAGCGCGGAAACCTCCCCATACCGGCGCTTGCCTCGATTCCGCGTGTCCCACGGCGCACCAGCGTGAATTCGAGGACCGCGCCGCACCACCATCCGAGCCAACTGCAGGCAGCTCCGAGCCACAGGCCGTAGACGGCTCCGTTGGCCAGGCCAACCATCTCGGATGGAAACGGAGTGGCCGAGAGCACGACGTGGATCGGGATCGAGACTAGGGGTGCCCGCGGGCCGAGGCGTAGCAGGAAGGCTTCAGCGCCCGTCGCCTCGATGAATCGCCAGCTGACGAATGCAACCGCGAGGACAGCACCGATCTGGAGCGCAGTTCCGCCAGGAGAGGAGAGCCTCAGTCGCTTTCCTTCCTCCGTCCGATCAAGCATCAACGGTTTCGCCTGCACGGCTAGAAGACGGGCCCGACCGTCTTGATCGCGAAGAGCTCCGTCTCGGTCCGCTCTGGAGCCGTCCGCTCTCCGCTCGCGACCCGCTTCACGAGCTCGATCAGTTCGGCGCCACAAGCATCGAGACTCATTCCGTCCGCGATCCGGCCGGCATCGAAATCCATGTCGTCAGGCAACGCCCGGAAGAGCTTCGTATTGCTGGCGACCTTCACGACGGGTGCAATCGGCGAGCCCGCCGGCGAGCCGCGGCCTGTCGTGAAGAGCACAATCTGCGCGCCGCCCGCGATCATCCCGGTGATCGAGAAGATGTCCGAACCCGGCGCATCCATCACGCAGAGCCCACGGGTCGTGGGGCGATCTGCGTACTCGACCACCTCCCGGATCGGCGTCGAACCGCCCTTCTTGATGCAGCCCAGCGACTTCTCCTGGATGCTCGACAACCCACCCGCCTGGTTCCCGGGCGAGATCACCGTATGAGCCAGCGGCCCGAGTTCGCGCTTCACGAGCGCGGCATGTTCGCCGAGCAATCCGAGCAGCTTCTCGCGCACCTCGTCGCTGGCGCAGCGTTCGGCGAGGATGGGCTCGGTTCCCAGAAACTCCGTCACTTCCGAGAGGATCACCGTCCCACCTCTTTCGACGACCCAGTCGGCCGCCCTTCCGAGGCTCGGGTTGGCCGTGAGCCCGGAGAAACCATCGGAGCCCCCGCATTCCATCGCGATGCAGAGATGCTCGAAGCCCACCTCCTCACGCTCTTCACTGGCAGCTGCGTCCAGCAATCCTCGTGCAATTTCTACACCCTTCGCGATCGCCTTCGGCGTCCCCCCACATTGTTGAATACCGATCCACTCGACGGAACGTGCTCCGCGTGCCCGCGAAGCTACGAGTTCGGCCTTCAGTACTTCGCATCCGAGCCCGACCAGGAGAACGCCCGCAACATTCGGGTGGTCCGCCACGTTGGCCAACGTGCGCAACGTGGCGGGAAGATCCTGCGGCCCTCGCCCGCAGCCCTCGATATGCGTGACGGTCTTCACTTCGGGAAGAGCCCGGCCGATGTGGTCGACCACCGAATTGGCGCAACTCACGGAACTCATCACCACCACGTGATTGCGAACACCGACGCGGCCGTCCGCACGGCGGTATCCCATGAAACCCATGGTCACCTCCCCACTGCTTCGAGGTTGTGGGTATGAACCCAATCGCCCGGAGTGATCGCCTCGCCCGCGGTTCCAATCGGAACCCCGTACTTCCGAATCGCAGCGCCGGGCGCGATCTGTTCGATGGCCACCTTGTGGCCCACGGGCAACTCCTGACCGACGATCACCGAGCATTCCGCCGCCCACACCACCCGTTTCCCCGGAGGCACGGCACGCAACAACGTCACAACGTTGTCGGACGGATCGATGAGCAAGGCATTTGGCTTCACGGCTTGGACTCCTCGAGCGCGCAGACTTCCTCGGACCCACGAGAGCGCCGGCCTGGAGCTCGGGAACCGACGTCCTGTGATGCAACCCTAGAGCGAGCACCTGCTCGAGACATCCCGCCGCGTGCGGAAGGACATCGCATTTCGTGCGTTCTCGCTCCGTGAGATAGACTCACCGAAATGATGTACCAGCCGCTCAACGTGCCGAGGCAGCTGGACGGACGGATCCACCTCGAGGACTTCTCGAACCCCGTCTGGGGGCAGCTCATTCGCCGCCACGCGCATCGCTTTCTCGAAGTCCATCTGCTGGTGCGCGGCAAGGCAGTGATGGTCATCCGAAACCAACGCGTCGATCTGCCCAGCGGGTCGCTCTTGTGGCTTCCGCCCGAAACGGAACACCTCACACTCGAGGCCTCCGCGGGGTTGCGACGTTGGCACCTCTGCATGCGCACGCCCTCAGCTCGACGCATATTGGCTCCGGGCGAGGCGGCCGCCCTGCTCTCCCGGCGCAAGCCCACACCCTGCGTGCAGCTTGGAAGGGCGGAGTTGCGAGACCTCGGGGGTATTTTCGCAGGAGTCGGAGAGCAAGTGGACAGGGCGGACGCGGTCACGAACTCCGGCCTCGCCTACGCACTCGCGCGCGCGGCCGTGGCTACCCGCGAAGCCGAACGCAGCACCGAGCCAACCACCCTTCACCCTGGAGTGGCGCGAGCGCTTTCGCTGATGCAAGGCGACGGATTGCTCCTGGATCGCGACGAATTGGCGGAACGCTGCGGATTGAGTGCGACCCACCTGAGTCGCCTGTTCAGCCTGGAACTGGGCCAGACGCTGCGAGACGTGCGAAACCGGAAACGGCTGGGGCGCTTCCACCAGCTCATCGATTCCGGCACCTGCCAGACCTTGACCGAAGCGGCTCTCGAGGCGGGCTTCGGCAGCTACTCCCAATTCCACCGGGTCTACCGGCACTTCACTGGCCGCAGCCCTTCCGGCCGGGAGCACTGATGCCGCCAGGGTGTGCGGGACAAGCCGACCCGCGACCTCCCACTCCACGTCGCAGGCACCCCTTCCTGGGATGCTCATCTACAGATCACTCTGCGTCGCTTCGCAGCACTCAAATGCTAAATTCAATGGTCTGACCTGCCCGGACGAGATCGACAGGTTCTCCGGGAATGCAGTTCTCGATGACATCCCGTTTCGGTTCGCTCCTGGGTTGCAAGCCAGCAGTTCGGCAGCCTCGCGCACGAAGAACTACCGAGGATAGACCCCATGGATTCAGATTCGAAAGGCGCGCGAACGGCGCTGGTCCTCTCTGGTGGAGGCGCCCGCGGCGCGTATCAAGCCGGGGTCTTGCAAGGCTTGCGCGATCTCGGCGTGCTCGATTCCCCAGCCGTTCGTATCAATACCTTCGTCGGCTCGAGCGCCGGCGCCATCAACTCGACCATGCTCGCCGCACACGCGGCCTCGCTCTCCACTGGGATCGATGCGCTCGTCGACCTGTGGAGTGAGGTCCAGGCGAATCAGATCTTTCGTACGGACGTGCGTAGCATCGGAAGTACCGGGGTCCGCTGGGCGTGGGATCTCACTTTTGGCGGTGCGGTGGGAGGTGTCGCCCCGAAGTCGTTGCTCGACACGTCACCCCTTCACGAGTTCCTGAAGGAGAATCTCCCCTTCGAACAGCTCGGGCATCAGATCCAGGACGGGGCGCTTCACGCGCTCGCACTTTCCGCGACGGATCTCACGACGGCGGACGGAGTCCTGTTCCTGCAAGGAAAGCCCGACATCCAGCCCTGGGAGCGCAGGCGCTGGCGCATCGAGCCCACGCGGATCGATGCGGAACACGTACTCGCATCCAGCGCCATTCCGATGCTCTTCCCATCGGTGGAAATCGACGGTCGCCATTTCGGCGACGGGTCCGTCCGCAACACGAGCCCATTGAGCCCGGCGATCAATCTGGGGGCCGAGAAGGTCATCGCCGTGAGCGTTCGCGAACCCGCACCGACGACAGCGAGGAAGCGCCGTCGCGAAGCTCCCTCCATCGCGCAGATCGCGGGCGTCCTCCTGGACGCCGTCATGCTGGACGCGATCGAGGTCGATCTCGATCACAGCGAGCGCGTGAACCGGAGCGTCACGACCTACCACTCGAACACCTCGCCGAGTTCATTCCGCAACGTCGATGTGCTGTGGATCCAACCTTCGGCGAATTTCACCGTCGTCGCCGAAGAGTTCACGCGCCAGATCCCCGCCGTCGTCCGCTACGTCATGCGGGGCCTCGGTAGCGAAGACGCGACCCACGAACTCAGCAGCTATCTGCTCTTCGATTCGGAGTTCTGCAGCCGCCTGATCGAGATCGGCCAAAGCGACGTCGCGGCGGCGCGTGAGGAAATCGAGGCATTCTTCGCCTGAGCCGCGCTGAGCATCACCATCCATCAAAGATTCGATCAGATCTCCAGCCCCACGACCTCTCGTGCCCGCGCCTTGTAGGCAGCCACCGGTGCCTCGGCCATCAGCATCATCTTCTGGGAGGCCAGGGAGCCCTCGGCGTGAATGGTGCAGACCTCGTGCCAGCCGGAGAAATCACTCGCCACGAGATGGCGAAGAATGCTGAAGAGCTGCATACGCTCTGCCGCGCCGTAGGGTTCGGCGCCACCCATGTAGCGCTCGAGGTAGGGCTTCAGCTCCGGATGGTTCCAATCTCGATAGGTCGGTTGGGTGACCAGAAGGCCGCCGGCGATGTCCTGGATCGCCCGCACGAATTCGTGAAACCCAGAGGCAAAGTGCATCTTGGCCATGTTGGTCAGCAGCGGCTTCGCCACGTACAGGCCCGACCCATGGAACTCTTCGGGCTCGGAGAGCGCCGCGCGGGCGAGAGCCTTGGTGGTCTCGGTGTAGCGGATCATCTCGATGTAGCGATCGCGAATGTTCGAGGCCTTTTCGATCCCGTTCGATTCCGCCGCCAGCATGGCCATTCCGGTCATGTACTCGAGAATCGGGATCTTGTAGGTCACCGCCGTGAAGCGATGGAAGGCGCTGAACCCGTAGGCCACGGCCTGGCCCAGTTGCCACTCGCGGAGCAGGAAGACGCGCTCCTTGGGGACTCGCACCTCGTCGAAGATCACCAGCGATTCCACATGTCCGCGCTTCGGCCGCGGCGTCGGGAACGACATGTCGTCCTCGTAGCGGAAGTTGGGCCGGCAGATCTGCGTGAGGCCTGGGGTATCCACCGGGATCGCAAAGGCCACCGCGTAGTCGGCCTCGTCCTCATTGAGGTTCCGGGTCGGAATGACGAGGATCTCGTCCGTGTAAGCCGATGCCGTGATGTGCGCCTTGGCTCCGGAGACCACGATCTCATCGGCGGTTTCGTCGACGACGCGCAGGTAGTAGTCCGGGCTGCTTTGCTCGGAGGGTGACTTGCTGCGGTCGCCCTTCACGTCCGTCACCGCGCCGGCCAACGAGAGATCGTTGCGGGCGCAGTACTGACGATAGTCAGCCAGGCGCCGCGCGTAGACCTCGTTCCCCGATGCCCGGGCGACTGCCGTGAGCCCGTTCAGGATGTCCGTTCCCACATCCTTGATGAAAGGAAGCGCCCCGTCTGCGTAGTGGCAGGCGGCCGACACGAGATCGAAGCGATAGCCCACGGCTTCCAGCCGCTCGGGCATCTCGAAGTAGCGGCTCACGTCCTCCCCGGTCTCCGGATCCTTGCCGACGGCCAGTTCCGCATGAGCGGGATCGTGAGCCATCAAGTAGTCGAAGGCCCCCGTCTCGACACCCACCTTGATGTACGGATCTTCGGTCACGTCCTCGATCTCACGACCGGCCAGATAGACCTTGCGGCCGTCTCGCAGGCCCGCTTTGTATTGCTCGGCGGTTCGAAGCGCCATGGAATCTTCTCCTTCCCTAATTTCTTCTTCAGGTGGTGGTCTGTCGCCAGTCACCCTTGCGGATGCGCGGATCCGCCGCGTGCTTCATGAAGTAGTCGACCATCACGTCGAGATACGACTGCACCCGCGGGCACTCGACCCCGTGCTTGGCGAGGATGGGGGCGACCTGGCTCCGGTCGAACGTCGCCGAGACGTAGGAATGCTCAAAGGCTTCCCGCGGCACGCCGGTCACTTTCTCGAAGCCCGGCAGGCGTCCCATCGGACGCATCATGCCAGCTGGGAGCTTCAGCAGCGGCTTTCGCTTGCCCATCGCTGCAGACGCCAGATCGAAGAACTCGTTGTAGGTCACAGGCTCCGGATCGACGAGGTGAAACACCTTTCCGATCGAGTCTTCGTCCTCGAAGAGGTGGTAGAAAGCGTCCGCGATGAAATCGACGGGGGCGAAGTGAAAGAGGGTGTCCTTCGTATCCGGAACGATGTAGTGCATGCCGCGGGCGATCATCCCGAGCGCGTAGTACGGCCCGTCGATCTTCTCGATGGCACCTGTCTTGGAATGACCCACGACCGTGGTGGGCCGGAGGATCACCGAGGGAATGTCGTCACGCCGTTCGCGCACGAGCTTCTCGGCCAGGTGTTTCGTCAAGTCGTAGTTGGTCTCGAACTCCTGCCCCAGGTCGAGATCGTCCTCGCGAAACGTCCCCATATGCTTGCCTGCAACGGCAATCGTGCTGGCGTATCCCAACCGCTCGAGGGACGGGAACTGCGCAATCAAGTCGAGCAGGTTTCGGGTTCCGTCCACGTTGACGCGCATCGAGATATCCCGCGGCGCCGAAAGGTTGTAGAGCGCCGCGAGATGGATGACATGGGTCACGCGCTGCTTCAGCTCATCCTGGATGGCGACCTCGAGGCCCAGGCCCGGCTCCGCGATGTCCCCGGCGAAGGCCTTCAGCCGTTTGCGTTGCTCCGGGTCGGATACCTGCTCATCCAGGTAGGCCTCGAGACGTTCCTGGAAGCGACCGTTCTCCAGCAGGTAGATGTCGCAATCTTCCTTCTCGAGATAGTGCGAGAGGATGTACCTCCCGATGAAGCCGCCGGTACCGGTGCAGAAGACTGCTTTCTCACTCATGTCGGTTCTCGCTTTGCGGTCTGCGCCCCGGAGCGGGGCAAGGTTCTCAGACGAAGGCCTGGATGCCTGTCAAACGCCGCCCGATCACCAGTTTCATGATCTGGGTCGTGCCCTCTCCCGCATAGCCAAGTGCTGCATCGCGCCAATAGCGTTCCGTCCGGAAGCCCTCTTCCGTCGTGAAGCCTCGCGCGCCGTGGATGTGCATCGCAGTCTGGGTCACGCGTGCGGCGGCGTCGGCACCGAACGACGACACCATGCACTGCTCCACGTCACAGCGCCCACCCTTGTCCATCAGGCTCGCTGTGCGGTACACGAGCAGCCGGGTGATCTCGGTATCCGTCGCCATGTCGGCGAGCATGCTCTGCACGAGTTGGAACCCGCCGATCGGCCTGCGGAACGCCTCGCGACTCTTGGCCCAGGCAATCGAATCGTCCAATGCGGCCTGCATCAGGCCGATGCCGATCGCGGCGATGTTGACGCGGAACCAGGAGCGTGCGACCAGGTTCTGGGCGTAGCCTTTGTCGGAGTCGTGAAGGAGATTGGCCACGGGCACACGGCAATCCTCGAATTCCATCAGGCCGGTGTTTCCGGATCGCAGGCCCACGAAGGGAATGTCCTTCACCTTCCACGGGGATTCCTTCCGATCCATGATCAGGCTGATGACCCCTTTGCGGGGATCCGCCGCGTAGGCTTCCGGGTCGGCCACCGCGGTCAGGATGCCGACGTCGGCGAGCACGCCATTGGTCTGCCACATCTTCTTGCCATTCACGACGTAGTGATCCCCGTCGAGAACGGCCGTGGCGTGCAGGTTCGTCTGGTCGGACCCGGCCTGTGGCTCGCTGACCATGTCGCAGGCGAGGATCTCCCCGCGAAGCGCCGGCTCGACCCAGCGGCGTCGGTGCTCGTCCGTGCCGTTCCGGGCGATCATCTCGATCACACCCGAGTGGGTATCCAGGCTCACTGCGAGAGCCGCCCACGCGCGGCCGAGCTCCTCCGCCATCACGGAGCGCTCGAGGTACGTCGAGCCGAGCCCTCCGGCCGTCTTTGGCACGAAGCACTTGTTGTAGCCGTAAGGCAGGAGCTTCTGGAAGAGTTCCACGGTTTCGGAGCGAGAAAGCGGCCCCTGGCTGTCGCGCTCGTCGGCAATCGGCGCGATCTCTGCGGAAAGGAACTCACGGAGCTCTGCCTGTCTCTTCTTCAGCGATTCGGGGAGGTCGAACGGCATGGGGCTAGTCCTTCTCTCTCGGTGTGACGACTTCGACATGGCCACCCCGGACTTCGATCTGGAGAGGCGCTTGCGCCGACGCTGCAAGTTCGGGGCTTGCGATGGCACGCAGGACCATCTCGTAGATGGTGTCCCGGTGCTGGCAGATTCCCTTCTCGGGCCGCCCCACCAGGATCCACTGGATGGCGAGATGCTCGATGAACCCGAGCACCATGTTGCGCACGAGCGACCCATCGAGATCGGAGCGAAACAACCCGGCCTGAACGCCCTCCTCGAATGCTTCGACCACCGGCCGCGTCGTTTCCCTGATCACTTGATAGGCAGGGGACTTCATGAAGTTGCGGTTGGCCTTGAGGGTGAGCAGAGCGACCGAGGCATAGAGCGGGTTTCGCTCGTAGAACTCGAGGAAGGCCTGGATCACGACGCGGATCTTCTCGCGCGGATCGTGAATGAACGGACGGACCGCCGAGACCCGCTCCAGCTCGCGCCGCGTGTACAGCTCGGCAATGGAGAAGAGCACGTGCTCCTTCGAATCGAAGTACTCGTAGAGGGTGGCCTCGGAGACTTCGGCCGCCTCACAAAGGGCCGCCACGGTCGTCCCCTCGTAACCGCTCTCCCCAAACAGCTCGAGGGCCGCGTCGAGGATGCGGAGCTCTCGCTCGGGGTTCCGCTTGCGCCCATTGCGGGCGCCACGGGCGCTGCGGGTCTTCTCGTCGCGAAGGCGTCGGACGGAATCGGGCATGGGGCTCCTTTGCAGCCTCAGAATATGTGGTCGTCCCCTTGCATGCAATCGTTTTCCTAGTCTATACCCCAATTTTTTGAGTTTTATTGAACTCTTACCGCGATATAGTCTCGCTTGTCGATATCCTGACCTCGCATACTGGGGAACAGACAGGGAGGCATCCATGGAGTCCTCGGTGCTCACGTGCGAAACCATTGACCGGGTTGCACGTATCACGATGCAGAACCCGCCCGCGAATGCACTGGACCCGCAGATGCTCGAGCTGCTCGAAACGACGCTTGAGAGCGTATCCGCGAGCGGGGAGGCCCGGGCCGTCGTTCTGCGCAGCGGCTGCCCGGGCTTCTTCTCGGCTGGGGATGACATCGAGCAGTTGCGCGAGATGGACCCCGCTCTTCTCGATCTCCTGCCGCGGCTCCACCAGTTGATGGATACGCTGGAATCCTTCCCGCTGCCGACGATCGCTGCGATCAACGGCCATGCGTTGGGCGGCGGTCTCGAACTGGCCCTGGCCTGTGATCTCCGCTTCATGGGTAGCGGCTCCGGGCGCAGCGGCCTGCCCGAAGTGAGGATCGGGATGATCCCTGCGTTCGGCGGGACCCAGCGCCTACCGATCCTGATTGGAAAGGGGCGCGCTCTGGAGATGATGTTCAAGGGGCTCCAGCTGGAGCCGGAAGAAGCCGAGCGATGCGGCCTGGTCAACGGCGTGCATCCGCAATCCGAGCTGGAGGAACGCGTGCAGGACTACGCCGCCCGCCTGGCGTGCCAGGCAACGGGTGCCATCGCCAGGATCAAGCGCTGCGTGAACACAGGCCTCTACGAGGGCTTGAAGGAGGGCCTCGCCGAGGAGCGCAAGGCCTGCGTCGACAACTTCTCTACGCCGGATGCCCGGGAGGGAATCGATGCCTTCCTCACCGGAAGGAAGCCCCATTTCACGGGCTCCCAAGGATAGGAGTGAGGAGTGACGAAGATCCGAAGAGCGAGGCTACGAGAGACGGGCTTGGCCGAAGACCTCGCTATCGAGGAACTCGAAGAATCTGGCCCGCCGCTCGAGGGAGAGCAGGTCGAGACCGAAGTCGAAGCCTGTGGCGTGTGCTACCGCGACACGATCGACCGAGAAGGAGGCTTCCCGTTCATCCGGCTGCCCATCACGCCCGGACATGAGGTCGTGGGACACGTCGCCGCCATCGGCCCCGACGTCGCGGATTGGAAACCGGGAGACCGCATCGCGACGCTGCATTGCGATTTCTGTGGAAGCTGCGCTCGCTGCCACGAAGGCGAGGAATCGATGTGCACGGGAACCGGTGCGATGCCGGGCCTGTTGATCGACGGCGGTTATGCGACACGCATGCGCGCCCCCCAGCGGGGGTTCTTCCGGGTGCCTGAATACTTGCCCCCTGCATTGGCCGCCGTGATGCATTGTACCTTCGGCACGGCCTACCGCGGCCTGCAGCGCTGCGGCGGCGTGGGCTCGGAAAGCCACGTGCTCGTAACGGGCGCCAACGGTGGCGTGGGGGTCGCCGCGATCCAGGTTGCGAAGCGGCTCGGTGCCAGGGTTAGCGCCGTCATCCGCGACGAACGTCACGAAGCCTTCCTGCAGGAGCTCGGCGCCGATGTGATCATCGTGGATCCGGGCGACGGCTTTCACAAGAAGCTGAAAGAGGAGAAAGCCGACGTGGTGCTCGACTGCGTAGGCCCCCCACCTTCAACGCCTCCTTGCGATCCCTCCGGACCGGAGGCCACATGGTGGTGATCGGCAACGTCGTCCAGGAGAAGGTTTCCCTGAACCTGGGGTACCTGGTCGCCAGCGGAGTCCAACTGCTCGGCAGCAGCGGCGCCAGCCGCCGACATATGAAGGATGTCTTCGAACTGCACACCCGAGCCCCGTTCGAAGTCCACATCCACGAGTGCCTCGACATTTCCGAGGCAGATCGAGCCCAGCGCACGGTGCGCGCGGGCGGCCTACGGGGCGTGCTCATGCCCACCCCGTCCAATGCACGGTAGAATCGCGAAGAAGGAGAACCCCATGACCTCCCCCCTGGCCGGAGTTCGCGTCGTCGAGGTAGCCAACTACGTGGCCATCCCTGCGGCGGCAACCATGCTGGCAGACCTCGGTGCGGAGGTCATCAAGGTCGAACTTCCCCCCAATGGCGAGCTCTACCGGCGATCGCGGCCGGCCTTCGCCGGCTACGACTGCGACTTCCCGGAGAACCCCGCCTTTCATATGGACAACCGCGGCAAGCGGACCTTGATGCTGGACCTCAAACGCCCCGAGGCACAAGACGCACTGGCACGGCTCATCGACCGCTCGGAGATCTTCCTCACCAACCTGCTGCCCCGACGGCGAGCTGCCTACGGGGTCGACCACGCGAAGCTGCTCGAACGGCATCCGGAGCTGATCGTGGGAGCGATCAACGGCTACGGCGGCGGCGGCGAGCAAGCGGACTGGCCGGCATTCGACTACACCGCCTATTGGGCACGCACCGGGATGATGGACCTGATGCACGACGAGGGGCGTGAGCCTTCCATGATGCGCGCGGCCATGGGCGATCACGCCGCGGCCTCCAATCTGGTGTGCGGAATCCTTGCCGCCATGCGGCTGCGGGATGCAGACGGTCAGGGCCGCTACGTCGAGACGTCCCTGATGCAGACCGGCTTCCACATCCTGGGGACCGATGTCGCCACCGCACTCGTCACCCGCGAGCCCGTCCCCCGCCACGACCGGTTGCGGCCAAACAACCCGCTCTGGAACAGCTACCCGGTAGCGGGAGGGCGCTGGCTCTTGCTGGTAATGATCGATCCGGAGCGTTATTGGCCGAAGCTCTGCAGCGCACTGGAGCGCGAGGAGCTGTTGGATGACGAGCGCTTCGCGGATCCCTTCACGCGAGTGCAGAATTCCGAAGCGCTCGTCGCGGAACTCGACGCCACCTTCGCGAAGAAGGATCTCGATGCGTGGAAACCCCTGTTGGATGCAGCGGGCCTGATCTGGGCACCGGTCAAT
Above is a genomic segment from bacterium containing:
- a CDS encoding gamma-aminobutyrate dehydratase, which encodes MALRTAEQYKAGLRDGRKVYLAGREIEDVTEDPYIKVGVETGAFDYLMAHDPAHAELAVGKDPETGEDVSRYFEMPERLEAVGYRFDLVSAACHYADGALPFIKDVGTDILNGLTAVARASGNEVYARRLADYRQYCARNDLSLAGAVTDVKGDRSKSPSEQSSPDYYLRVVDETADEIVVSGAKAHITASAYTDEILVIPTRNLNEDEADYAVAFAIPVDTPGLTQICRPNFRYEDDMSFPTPRPKRGHVESLVIFDEVRVPKERVFLLREWQLGQAVAYGFSAFHRFTAVTYKIPILEYMTGMAMLAAESNGIEKASNIRDRYIEMIRYTETTKALARAALSEPEEFHGSGLYVAKPLLTNMAKMHFASGFHEFVRAIQDIAGGLLVTQPTYRDWNHPELKPYLERYMGGAEPYGAAERMQLFSILRHLVASDFSGWHEVCTIHAEGSLASQKMMLMAEAPVAAYKARAREVVGLEI
- a CDS encoding AraC family transcriptional regulator, whose amino-acid sequence is MMYQPLNVPRQLDGRIHLEDFSNPVWGQLIRRHAHRFLEVHLLVRGKAVMVIRNQRVDLPSGSLLWLPPETEHLTLEASAGLRRWHLCMRTPSARRILAPGEAAALLSRRKPTPCVQLGRAELRDLGGIFAGVGEQVDRADAVTNSGLAYALARAAVATREAERSTEPTTLHPGVARALSLMQGDGLLLDRDELAERCGLSATHLSRLFSLELGQTLRDVRNRKRLGRFHQLIDSGTCQTLTEAALEAGFGSYSQFHRVYRHFTGRSPSGREH
- a CDS encoding UxaA family hydrolase, with the protein product MGFMGYRRADGRVGVRNHVVVMSSVSCANSVVDHIGRALPEVKTVTHIEGCGRGPQDLPATLRTLANVADHPNVAGVLLVGLGCEVLKAELVASRARGARSVEWIGIQQCGGTPKAIAKGVEIARGLLDAAASEEREEVGFEHLCIAMECGGSDGFSGLTANPSLGRAADWVVERGGTVILSEVTEFLGTEPILAERCASDEVREKLLGLLGEHAALVKRELGPLAHTVISPGNQAGGLSSIQEKSLGCIKKGGSTPIREVVEYADRPTTRGLCVMDAPGSDIFSITGMIAGGAQIVLFTTGRGSPAGSPIAPVVKVASNTKLFRALPDDMDFDAGRIADGMSLDACGAELIELVKRVASGERTAPERTETELFAIKTVGPVF
- a CDS encoding UxaA family hydrolase, with the translated sequence MKPNALLIDPSDNVVTLLRAVPPGKRVVWAAECSVIVGQELPVGHKVAIEQIAPGAAIRKYGVPIGTAGEAITPGDWVHTHNLEAVGR
- a CDS encoding TVP38/TMEM64 family protein encodes the protein MLDRTEEGKRLRLSSPGGTALQIGAVLAVAFVSWRFIEATGAEAFLLRLGPRAPLVSIPIHVVLSATPFPSEMVGLANGAVYGLWLGAACSWLGWWCGAVLEFTLVRRGTRGIEASAGMGRFPRWLSRFPVGHPVFLIVGRQLPFGFHLVNVLAGVAEIGSTRFVVCAAISNLPYAWITAAMGAGLVASH
- a CDS encoding NAD-dependent epimerase/dehydratase family protein yields the protein MSEKAVFCTGTGGFIGRYILSHYLEKEDCDIYLLENGRFQERLEAYLDEQVSDPEQRKRLKAFAGDIAEPGLGLEVAIQDELKQRVTHVIHLAALYNLSAPRDISMRVNVDGTRNLLDLIAQFPSLERLGYASTIAVAGKHMGTFREDDLDLGQEFETNYDLTKHLAEKLVRERRDDIPSVILRPTTVVGHSKTGAIEKIDGPYYALGMIARGMHYIVPDTKDTLFHFAPVDFIADAFYHLFEDEDSIGKVFHLVDPEPVTYNEFFDLASAAMGKRKPLLKLPAGMMRPMGRLPGFEKVTGVPREAFEHSYVSATFDRSQVAPILAKHGVECPRVQSYLDVMVDYFMKHAADPRIRKGDWRQTTT
- a CDS encoding TetR/AcrR family transcriptional regulator; protein product: MPDSVRRLRDEKTRSARGARNGRKRNPERELRILDAALELFGESGYEGTTVAALCEAAEVSEATLYEYFDSKEHVLFSIAELYTRRELERVSAVRPFIHDPREKIRVVIQAFLEFYERNPLYASVALLTLKANRNFMKSPAYQVIRETTRPVVEAFEEGVQAGLFRSDLDGSLVRNMVLGFIEHLAIQWILVGRPEKGICQHRDTIYEMVLRAIASPELAASAQAPLQIEVRGGHVEVVTPREKD
- a CDS encoding patatin-like phospholipase family protein codes for the protein MDSDSKGARTALVLSGGGARGAYQAGVLQGLRDLGVLDSPAVRINTFVGSSAGAINSTMLAAHAASLSTGIDALVDLWSEVQANQIFRTDVRSIGSTGVRWAWDLTFGGAVGGVAPKSLLDTSPLHEFLKENLPFEQLGHQIQDGALHALALSATDLTTADGVLFLQGKPDIQPWERRRWRIEPTRIDAEHVLASSAIPMLFPSVEIDGRHFGDGSVRNTSPLSPAINLGAEKVIAVSVREPAPTTARKRRREAPSIAQIAGVLLDAVMLDAIEVDLDHSERVNRSVTTYHSNTSPSSFRNVDVLWIQPSANFTVVAEEFTRQIPAVVRYVMRGLGSEDATHELSSYLLFDSEFCSRLIEIGQSDVAAAREEIEAFFA
- a CDS encoding acyl-CoA/acyl-ACP dehydrogenase → MPFDLPESLKKRQAELREFLSAEIAPIADERDSQGPLSRSETVELFQKLLPYGYNKCFVPKTAGGLGSTYLERSVMAEELGRAWAALAVSLDTHSGVIEMIARNGTDEHRRRWVEPALRGEILACDMVSEPQAGSDQTNLHATAVLDGDHYVVNGKKMWQTNGVLADVGILTAVADPEAYAADPRKGVISLIMDRKESPWKVKDIPFVGLRSGNTGLMEFEDCRVPVANLLHDSDKGYAQNLVARSWFRVNIAAIGIGLMQAALDDSIAWAKSREAFRRPIGGFQLVQSMLADMATDTEITRLLVYRTASLMDKGGRCDVEQCMVSSFGADAAARVTQTAMHIHGARGFTTEEGFRTERYWRDAALGYAGEGTTQIMKLVIGRRLTGIQAFV
- a CDS encoding enoyl-CoA hydratase/isomerase family protein translates to MESSVLTCETIDRVARITMQNPPANALDPQMLELLETTLESVSASGEARAVVLRSGCPGFFSAGDDIEQLREMDPALLDLLPRLHQLMDTLESFPLPTIAAINGHALGGGLELALACDLRFMGSGSGRSGLPEVRIGMIPAFGGTQRLPILIGKGRALEMMFKGLQLEPEEAERCGLVNGVHPQSELEERVQDYAARLACQATGAIARIKRCVNTGLYEGLKEGLAEERKACVDNFSTPDAREGIDAFLTGRKPHFTGSQG